In Manis pentadactyla isolate mManPen7 chromosome 11, mManPen7.hap1, whole genome shotgun sequence, one DNA window encodes the following:
- the LOC118923672 gene encoding cholesterol side-chain cleavage enzyme, mitochondrial, with the protein MLARGLPLRPVLLKGCQPLLSTPREGLGHPRVSTGEGAASSTRLPRPFSEIPSSGDNGWLNLYHFLKEKRSQKIHYHQIQNFQKYGPIYREKLGNLESVYIIDPEDVALLFKFEGPTPERYRVPPWVAYHQYYQKPTGVLLKSSGAWKKDRLAMNQELMAPETIKNFIPLMDAVSQDFINVLHKRIKQQGSGKFSGDISDDLFRFAFESITNVIFGERLGMLEEIVDPEAQRFIDAVYQMFHTSVPMLTLPPELFRLFRTKTWRDHVAAWDMIFGKAEKYTQNFYWDLKQKRDFDNYPGILYRLLGSNKMLFEDIKANVTELLAGGVDTTSMTLQWHLYEMGRSLQVQETLRAEVLAARRLAQGDTNKLLQSVPLLKASIKETLRLHPISVTLQRYLNNELVLRDYLIPTKTLVQVAVYAMGQDPTFFSKPNKFDPTRWLNKDKGLMHFRNLGFGWGVRQCMGRRIAELEMTLFLVHILENFRIEIQHLNDVGTTFNLILMPDEPIFLTFKPFNEGLPQARSEGVGSAPPAIQAGGGVGGGPGGVGLTEASASSVPGPPPQFLPGRL; encoded by the exons ATGCTGGCCAGGGGGCTTCCCCTGCGCCCAGTCCTGCTCAAAGGCTGCCAGCCCCTCCTGAGCACCccgagggaggggctggggcaccCCAGGGTGTCCACTGGAGAGGGAGCCGCCAGTTCCACTCGCCTCCCTCGCCCCTTTAGTGAGATCCCCTCCTCTGGGGACAACGGCTGGCTAAACCTGTACCACTTCTTGAAGGAGAAGCGCTCACAGAAAATTCACTATCACCAAATCCAGAACTTCCAGAAGTATGGCCCCATTTACAG GGAGAAGCTTGGCAACTTGGAGTCGGTTTACATCATTGACCCGGAAGATGTGGCCCTTCTCTTTAAGTTCGAGGGTCCCACACCAGAACGATATCGCGTCCCACCCTGGGTTGCTTATCACCAGTATTACCAGAAACCCACTGGAGTCCTGCTCAA GAGTTCAGGAGCCTGGAAGAAAGACCGGCTGGCCATGAACCAGGAGTTGATGGCTCCAGAGACCATAAAGAACTTCATTCCCCTGATGGATGCAGTGTCTCAGGACTTCATCAACGTCCTGCACAAGCGCATCAAGCAACAGGGCTCTGGAAAGTTCTCAGGGGACATCAGTGATGACCTGTTTCGCTTCGCCTTCGAGT CCATCACCAATGTCATATTTGGGGAGCGCCTCGGGATGCTAGAGGAGATAGTGGACCCCGAGGCCCAGCGGTTCATCGATGCCGTCTACCAGATGTTCCACACCAGTGTCCCCATGCTCACCCTGCCCCCAGAGCTGTTCCGTCTGTTCAGGACCAAGACCTGGAGGGACCACGTGGCTGCGTGGGATATGATTTTTGGGAAAG CTGAAAAATACACCCAGAACTTCTACTGGGATCTGAAACAGAAAAGAGACTTCGACAATTACCCAGGCATCCTGTACCGCCTCCTGGGAAGTAACAAGATGCTCTTCGAAGATATCAAGGCCAATGTCACCGAGTTGCTGGCAGGGGGTGTGGACACG ACATCCATGACACTGCAGTGGCACTTGTACGAGATGGGACGCAGCCTGCAGGTGCAGGAGACGCTGCGGGCCGAGGTCCTGGCTGCCCGGCGCCTGGCCCAGGGGGACACGAACAAGCTGCTGCAGTCGGTCCCACTCCTCAAAGCCAGCATCAAGGAGACACTGAG ACTCCACCCCATCTCTGTGACCCTGCAGAGATACCTCAACAATGAATTGGTCCTTCGAGATTACCTGATCCCAACTAAG ACACTGGTGCAGGTGGCTGTTTATGCCATGGGCCAAGACCCCACCTTCTTCTCCAAACCGAACAAGTTTGACCCAACCCGATGGCTGAATAAAGACAAGGGTCTCATGCACTTCCGGAACCTGGGCTTTGGCTGGGGCGTGCGCCAGTGTATGGGCCGGCGGATCGCTGAGCTTGAGATGACGCTCTTCCTCGTTCAT ATTCTAGAGAACTTCAGAATTGAAATCCAGCATCTCAATGACGTGGGCACTACGTTCAACCTCATCCTGATGCCCGACGAGCCCATCTTCCTCACCTTCAAGCCCTTCAACGAGGGGCTCCCCCAGGCGAGATCAGAGGGGGTGGGCTCCGCCCCTCCTGCCATTCAGGCCGGCGGTGGTGTGGGAGGTGGGCCTGGTGGGGTGGGGCTCACGGAGGCGTCtgcttcctcagtccctggcccccctccccagttccttcctGGCCGGCTCTGA